From Corvus moneduloides isolate bCorMon1 chromosome 4, bCorMon1.pri, whole genome shotgun sequence, one genomic window encodes:
- the AKR1D1 gene encoding aldo-keto reductase family 1 member D1, whose amino-acid sequence MNLTAESHRVPLSDGNSIPLLGLGTYADPQKTPKGSCLEAVKIAIDAGYRHIDGAFVYFNEHEVGQAIREKIAEGKIKREDIFYCGKLWNTCHPPELVRPTLEKTLKILQLDYVDLYIIELPMAFKPGDALYPKDENGKFIYHETDLCATWEALEACKDAGLAKSIGVSNFNRRQLEMIMNKPGLKYKPVSNQVECHPYFTQPKLLEFCRQHDIVIVGYSPLGTSRDESWVNVSSPPLLKDPVLNAIGKKYNKTAAQIALRFNVQRGVVVIPKSFNPQRIRENFQIFDFSLTEKEMKEIEALNKNVRYVELLMWRDHPEYPFNDEY is encoded by the exons ACTCCCAAAGGTTCCTGTCTGGAGGCAGTGAAGATTGCCATTGATGCTGGTTACCGCCACATTGATGGTGCCTTTGTCTACTTCAATGAGCATGAAGTGGGACAAGCCATCCGGGAGAAGATTGCTGAGGGGAAGATCAAGCGAGAAGACATATTTTACTGTGGCAAG CTGTGGAATACCTGCCATCCCCCAGAGCTGGTGCGTCCCACGCTGGAGAAAACCCTGAAGATCCTGCAGCTGGACTACGTGGACCTCTACATTATTGAGCTGCCAATGGCTTtcaag cctggagatgcaCTCTACCCAAAAGATGAAAATGGGAAATTTATCTACCATGAGACAGACTTATGTGCCACTTGGGAG GCTCTGGAGGCATGTAAAGATGCAGGCTTGGCAAAGTCTATTGGAGTATCCAATTTCAACCGCAGGCAACTAGAGATGATCATGAACAAGCCAGGACTTAAGTACAAACCTGTCAGCAACCAG GTAGAATGCCACCCCTACTTCACCCAACCCAAACTCCTAGAATTTTGCAGACAACATGACATTGTTATTGTTGGGTACAGCCCTTTGGGAACCTCAAGGGATGAATCATG GGTAAAtgtttcctcccctcctttACTGAAGGATCCTGTGCTGAATGCCATTGGCAAGAAGTACAACAAGACTGCGGCACAGATTGCTTTGCGTTTCAATGTCCAGCGAGGGGTGGTGGTCATCCCAAAAAGTTTCAATCCACAACGCATCAGAGAGAATTTCCAG ATCTTTGACTTCTCCCTCACtgagaaagagatgaaagaaattgAAGCCCTGAACAAAAATGTTCGTTATGTGGAACTGTTAAT GTGGCGTGACCATCCAGAGTATCCCTTCAATGATGAATACTGA